The proteins below come from a single Gossypium raimondii isolate GPD5lz chromosome 2, ASM2569854v1, whole genome shotgun sequence genomic window:
- the LOC105787808 gene encoding pentatricopeptide repeat-containing protein At4g02750, producing MLLRFSLQSTPIISPSLLPIFHIPFAFKALLYPAKHHSFSAPRVYDCNVRIRELSRAGYIKAARQLFDNMPAPDVVSWNSIITGYWQNGFLRESKKLFISMPDRNILSWNSMIAGCVENGYLDEAFQYFKAMPERNTESYNAMMSGFIRWDRVKEAEMLFQEMPRKNVISYTAMMDGYMKVGEFEKARALFDEMPYRNVVSWTVMISGYVDNGRFNEAKELYERMPNRNVVAMTAMITGYFKEGKVEDARTLFDGIWCKDLPCWNAMITGYALNGIGEEALKLCSEMVKLAIQPDIFTLVSVFTACSGLASVKEGRQMHVLVIKYGFESDASLCHSLINMYSKCGSILDAEQAFRQMNGACLVSWNTIISAFAQHGLCEKAVEFFNQMEVVGVKPDGVTFLSLLSACGHAGKVNESMDFFDLMVKEYGICPGPEHYSCLVDTLSRAGQLEKASEIIRSMPFEADAGVWGALLAACSVYLNVELGELAAKKIVEWNPHHSGAYVVLSNIYAAAGMWDEVTRVRLQMKEQGVKKQCAYSWMEIGNKVHHFLGGDISHPDTNKIHLEIKSISLQMKALVNIAEIDLLWSSFD from the exons ATGCTCCTTCGCTTTTCCCTCCAATCCACACCCATAATCTCTCCCTCTCTTCTCCCCATATTTCATATTCCTTTCGCTTTCAAAGCTCTTCTTTACCCAGCTAAGCACCACTCCTTCTCTGCTCCCCGTGTCTATGATTGCAACGTTAGGATCCGGGAACTTTCTCGGGCAGGTTACATTAAAGCTGCCCGCCAACTGTTTGATAATATGCCAGCTCCCGACGTCGTCTCCTGGAACTCTATCATTACCGGCTACTGGCAGAATGGCTTTCTTCGGGAATCGaagaaactttttatttcaatgCCTGATAGAAATATACTCTCCTGGAACTCCATGATCGCCGGTTGTGTCGAAAATGGATACTTAGATGAAGCTTTCCAGTATTTTAAAGCAATGCCTGAGAGGAATACCGAGTCGTACAATGCGATGATGTCAGGGTTTATAAGATGGGATAGAGTGAAAGAAGCTGAAATGCTTTTCCAAGAAATGCCTAGAAAGAATGTGATTTCTTATACAGCAATGATGGATGGGTATATGAAGGTAGGGGAATTTGAGAAGGCGAGGGCTTTGTTTGATGAGATGCCGTATAGAAATGTTGTTTCTTGGACGGTGATGATTAGTGGGTATGTTGATAATGGCAGGTTTAATGAAGCCAAGGAGTTGTATGAGCGGATGCCCAATAGGAATGTTGTTGCTATGACTGCTATGATAACTGGGTATTTTAAGGAAGGGAAGGTGGAGGATGCTAGGACCTTGTTTGATGGAATTTGGTGCAAAGATCTACCCTGTTGGAATGCAATGATAACAG GTTATGCACTAAATGGGATCGGAGAGGAAGCACTTAAGTTGTGTTCAGAAATGGTTAAGCTGGCTATCCAACCGGATATTTTCACCCTTGTTTCTGTTTTCACTGCTTGTTCTGGTCTTGCATCAGTTAAGGAAGGCAGGCAAATGCACGTGCTTGTTATAAAATATGGCTTTGAATCAGATGCTTCTTTGTGTCATTCCTTGATTAATATGTATAGTAAATGTGGTAGCATTCTTGATGCTGAGCAAGCTTTTAGACAAATGAATGGAGCGTGCCTTGTTTCATGGAATACAATCATTTCTGCATTTGCGCAGCACGGTCTCTGTGAAAAGGCTGTTGAATTCTTCAACCAGATGGAAGTGGTTGGTGTTAAACCAGATGGGGTAACTTTTCTTAGTTTATTATCAGCTTGTGGTCATGCAGGGAAAGTAAATGAAAGTATGGACTTCTTTGACCTAATGGTAAAAGAATATGGGATTTGTCCTGGACCTGAACACTATTCTTGCTTGGTTGATACACTGAGTCGAGCAGGTCAGCTGGAAAAGGCATCAGAAATAATACGATCGATGCCTTTTGAAGCTGATGCTGGAGTCTGGGGTGCTCTTTTAGCTGCCTGCAGTGTTTACTTGAATGTAGAATTAGGGGAATTAGCAGCTAAGAAAATTGTGGAATGGAATCCACATCATTCTGGCGCTTATGTTGTTTTGTCTAATATATATGCTGCGGCTGGCATGTGGGATGAAGTCACAAGAGTGAGGCTACAGATGAAAGAGCAAGGAGTGAAAAAGCAATGTGCATATAGTTGGATGGAGATTGGTAATAAGGTGCACCACTTCCTTGGAGGGGATATCTCTCATCCGGACACCAATAAGATTCATTTAGAGATTAAGAGTATTAGCTTACAAATGAAAGCACTGGTTAATATTGCAGAAATTGATTTGTTGTGGAGTAGTTTTGATTGA